A single window of Halobacillus naozhouensis DNA harbors:
- a CDS encoding M20 metallopeptidase family protein codes for MARSHPITERANELSDQLKRFRRHIHQHPELSFQEHDTSSFVEDKLREIGGMEVETGIAGTGVVATLSNGEGPTIAVRADMDALPIEEQGSHDYRSQNDGVMHACGHDAHTAILLGVAQLLGESFNQNECKGTVKLLFQPAEEAPDDNGHTGSSYVVQEGVLDEADAAFALHMCPWREVGEAQVNDGDSMANIDMFKGTIRGSGGHGAYPQQCQDPIWMLGPAMQALYGIISRKLSPLESGVLTIGQVHGGTSTNVIPSEVEVEGTLRSYNPEVREFLVDEVEKAFSIVESLGGEADVEITHGEPALKNNPQVNTWLKQTMEELYPSFQVYEGPFGLGGEDFSIVTKEMPGVMFFLGCKSSDDQQRDLHTPEFDIDEACLPYGAAILAETALRYLSGRYKLEDQNQEVTTSDA; via the coding sequence TTGGCACGCAGCCATCCGATAACGGAACGTGCAAATGAGCTTTCAGATCAACTGAAACGCTTTCGACGGCATATTCATCAACATCCTGAACTTAGTTTTCAAGAACATGATACGTCATCCTTTGTGGAAGATAAACTGAGAGAAATCGGCGGAATGGAAGTCGAAACGGGAATTGCCGGAACAGGTGTAGTAGCGACACTTTCTAATGGGGAAGGGCCGACGATTGCGGTAAGAGCGGATATGGATGCCCTGCCGATTGAGGAACAAGGCTCACATGATTATCGTTCCCAGAATGATGGTGTCATGCATGCCTGTGGTCACGATGCTCATACGGCCATTTTACTTGGTGTTGCTCAGTTGTTAGGTGAATCTTTTAACCAAAATGAATGTAAAGGGACGGTGAAGCTTCTGTTCCAACCGGCAGAAGAGGCACCTGATGACAACGGCCATACGGGGTCTAGTTACGTTGTTCAAGAAGGCGTATTGGATGAGGCGGATGCCGCTTTTGCCCTGCATATGTGCCCATGGCGGGAAGTGGGAGAAGCCCAAGTGAATGATGGAGACAGCATGGCTAATATCGATATGTTCAAAGGAACGATCCGCGGGAGCGGCGGTCATGGGGCTTACCCCCAGCAATGTCAGGACCCGATCTGGATGCTCGGTCCAGCCATGCAAGCTTTATACGGCATTATTTCACGAAAATTATCACCTCTCGAGTCAGGTGTTTTAACAATTGGCCAAGTTCATGGCGGGACCTCAACCAATGTGATTCCCTCAGAGGTCGAGGTAGAAGGTACGCTTCGAAGTTACAACCCTGAAGTAAGGGAATTTCTCGTGGACGAGGTGGAGAAAGCTTTTTCCATCGTTGAATCGCTTGGGGGCGAGGCTGACGTGGAGATTACGCACGGAGAACCTGCTTTAAAAAATAATCCGCAGGTGAATACGTGGTTGAAGCAAACGATGGAAGAACTTTATCCATCCTTCCAGGTGTATGAAGGGCCATTCGGTCTTGGCGGTGAGGATTTTAGCATAGTGACGAAAGAAATGCCCGGGGTGATGTTCTTCCTTGGCTGTAAAAGCTCTGATGATCAGCAGCGTGATTTACACACCCCGGAATTTGATATTGACGAAGCATGCCTGCCTTATGGTGCCGCCATTTTAGCGGAAACGGCCCTGAGGTATTTGTCAGGTCGTTATAAGTTGGAAGATCAAAATCAGGAGGTGACAACAAGTGACGCATAA
- a CDS encoding cystathionine gamma-synthase family protein has protein sequence MVNQYDWDYGTQSVWAGEDRYLLQGATQVPVVHSVSFGYSDIDDWYDVALNKQEGHIYARNTNPTVDAFEEKVRLLENAEAVTSSSTGMSAISNTLFALLSSGDRVVSIKDTYGGTNKIFSEFLPEFNVDVELCDTTDFEAIEREIEKGCDLLYLESPTNPTLKIVDLDRLVTAAKREDALVIVDNTFATPINQHPLALGADLVIHSATKFLGGHADALGGVVCGPKELVDKVYHFREINGSTLDPMSAYLLLRGMKTLDLRLKQQEASALEIAHYLERQPLVEEVFYPGLPSHQGHDIAAQQMEGFGSMLSFSLKGGLDAVREFLPTLNHAHLAANLGAVETIASIPRTSSHVESSAEERKAMGIPEGLIRYSTGVENTEDLIADLDQAFEKLSEKQLEYTNR, from the coding sequence ATGGTTAATCAGTATGATTGGGATTATGGAACACAGTCTGTTTGGGCTGGTGAAGACCGTTATTTGCTGCAAGGTGCCACTCAAGTTCCCGTCGTTCACAGTGTTTCCTTTGGCTATAGCGATATTGATGATTGGTATGACGTTGCCTTAAATAAACAGGAAGGGCATATTTATGCGAGAAATACGAATCCAACGGTTGATGCGTTTGAAGAAAAAGTAAGGCTGTTGGAAAATGCTGAGGCCGTGACCAGCTCCTCAACGGGGATGTCTGCCATCAGCAATACACTGTTTGCCTTGCTCTCCTCAGGTGATCGAGTGGTGTCCATAAAGGATACGTATGGCGGCACCAATAAAATTTTCTCAGAGTTTTTACCAGAATTTAATGTCGATGTGGAGCTTTGCGATACGACAGACTTTGAAGCCATAGAGAGGGAGATTGAAAAAGGCTGTGATCTCCTCTATTTGGAATCGCCTACGAATCCAACGTTAAAAATTGTGGATCTTGACAGGTTGGTCACAGCGGCCAAGCGTGAGGACGCGTTGGTGATTGTCGACAACACGTTTGCCACTCCGATCAATCAGCATCCATTAGCGCTCGGAGCTGACCTCGTAATTCATAGTGCAACAAAATTCCTCGGCGGCCATGCTGATGCGCTTGGCGGAGTCGTCTGTGGTCCTAAAGAACTCGTCGATAAAGTGTATCACTTTCGTGAAATCAATGGGTCAACACTCGACCCTATGTCCGCTTACTTGCTGCTCCGAGGCATGAAAACACTAGATCTTCGCCTTAAACAGCAAGAAGCGAGTGCCCTTGAAATCGCCCATTATTTAGAACGTCAGCCACTCGTTGAGGAGGTCTTTTATCCGGGACTTCCATCACATCAGGGACATGACATTGCGGCACAGCAAATGGAAGGCTTCGGCAGCATGCTCAGCTTTTCATTGAAAGGCGGTCTTGATGCTGTCCGTGAATTCCTTCCCACTCTTAATCACGCCCACCTGGCAGCCAATTTAGGGGCTGTTGAAACTATTGCCAGCATACCGAGAACCTCAAGTCATGTTGAAAGTTCAGCTGAAGAACGGAAAGCCATGGGTATTCCTGAAGGGCTGATTCGTTATTCAACAGGGGTGGAAAACACCGAAGACTTAATTGCTGATTTAGATCAAGCTTTCGAAAAACTTTCTGAAAAACAACTGGAATATACCAACCGTTAA
- a CDS encoding M24 family metallopeptidase: MQQLFNLDEYQQRLSQVKTRMEEQGVDVLFVSNPSNINYLSGYNAYSFYVVQALIVIKEHDQPIWIGRREDANGAKLTTWLDDDRIYHYTDDYLHSNTKHPMDVITDLLKKLNQDQRRIGVELGSYYFSAMNYENFKGWLPDASFIDATTLVPNVRMIKSKQELHYMRNAAANAEHAMEVGINSIREGVSENEVAADIYHAQINGAEGIDGDYPSIVPLLLSGVKTSSPHLTWDGTAFQGDEIITLELAGVHKRYHSPLARTIKLGQPNSREKRLKDAVKEGINETLAAVKPGKTCGEVAMVWSEVIKKHGFEKYDRLGYSIGLSYPPNWSEHTASIRQGNETVLQPNMTFHLIPGLWEEDCGVEFSETFVVTENGCETLADYPRELIIKEGRETTFS; this comes from the coding sequence GTGCAACAATTATTTAACTTAGATGAATATCAGCAGAGACTTAGCCAGGTGAAAACAAGGATGGAAGAACAGGGAGTGGACGTTCTGTTCGTCTCCAATCCATCCAATATCAATTACCTATCTGGTTATAATGCGTATTCCTTCTACGTCGTGCAAGCATTAATTGTGATCAAAGAGCACGATCAGCCGATTTGGATCGGCAGAAGGGAAGATGCAAACGGTGCCAAATTAACCACCTGGCTGGATGATGATCGCATCTATCATTATACGGACGACTATCTTCATTCGAATACGAAGCACCCGATGGATGTCATCACCGACTTACTCAAAAAACTGAATCAGGATCAGCGGCGCATCGGGGTAGAGCTGGGCAGTTATTATTTTTCGGCTATGAATTATGAAAACTTCAAAGGCTGGTTACCAGATGCCAGTTTTATCGATGCCACCACTTTAGTCCCTAATGTGCGGATGATTAAGTCGAAGCAAGAGCTGCACTACATGAGAAATGCCGCTGCTAATGCAGAACATGCGATGGAAGTCGGCATAAATTCAATCCGTGAAGGTGTGAGCGAAAATGAAGTGGCTGCTGACATTTATCATGCTCAGATTAACGGAGCCGAAGGGATTGATGGGGATTATCCATCCATTGTTCCGTTATTGCTCTCAGGGGTTAAAACGTCCAGCCCTCATTTGACGTGGGATGGGACAGCTTTTCAAGGAGATGAGATTATTACTCTTGAACTGGCTGGTGTCCATAAACGTTATCACTCCCCACTCGCAAGAACGATCAAGCTCGGGCAGCCGAATTCAAGAGAGAAACGGCTGAAGGATGCTGTGAAAGAAGGGATTAATGAGACACTTGCAGCTGTTAAACCAGGCAAAACGTGCGGTGAGGTGGCTATGGTATGGAGTGAGGTCATCAAGAAACATGGATTTGAAAAGTATGACAGGCTCGGCTATTCCATTGGCTTAAGTTATCCGCCGAATTGGAGCGAGCATACAGCGAGTATCAGGCAAGGAAATGAAACCGTTTTACAGCCTAATATGACGTTTCATTTAATCCCTGGCCTCTGGGAAGAAGACTGCGGGGTTGAATTCAGTGAAACGTTCGTCGTGACGGAAAATGGCTGTGAAACTCTCGCCGATTATCCACGTGAACTGATTATTAAGGAAGGCAGGGAGACAACTTTTTCTTAA
- a CDS encoding sodium:solute symporter, which produces MSNFTTLDYTVLIVYIAAIALLGAAFSKNQNTTKDYFLGGRSIPWWAIGLSVMATQASAITFIGAPGWGYEGGLERINTFINVPLAMAFLIATIVPFFYRTEVYTAYEYLEKRFDVKTRTLTAALFLVARGLATGVVLYAPALVLSVVTGWDLTLTIILMAVISVAYTVLGGISAVIWTDVIQMLVLWLGAAISIVVILTTIPGGMSEVINTATSAGMLDSLDFSFDLSVEYSVWAGVIGGFFLHVAYFGTDQSQIQRVLTSKSIRESKLSLMLGGFLMIPQMLLFLFIGILLYAYYQNVGDPNIDNLNELFPLFVVNELPSGVSGLIIAGVFAAAMSSLDSALNSLSAVSIRDFYSKFFKKNASEAHYLKASRWATVFWGIYATIFAFFASNLGPVIEAVNKVGSYFYGALLGVFLLAIFTRKANGTGSFVGVIAGMVAVWATTQFLAISWLYNNFVGAVVAVVVGYGVSLLGKQPTKEKLAGLTIQTRSEEMQQALSSRSEAAAAIEEEMKEERKTSLWPLYLVLYFVLALLFLLFLQNL; this is translated from the coding sequence ATGAGTAATTTTACGACGCTTGATTATACAGTATTAATCGTATATATAGCTGCCATTGCTTTACTAGGTGCAGCTTTTAGTAAAAATCAAAATACTACAAAAGATTATTTTCTAGGGGGAAGAAGTATCCCGTGGTGGGCAATTGGATTATCTGTTATGGCCACTCAAGCCAGTGCCATTACATTTATCGGTGCCCCAGGCTGGGGATATGAAGGCGGACTTGAGCGCATTAACACATTTATTAATGTTCCACTTGCCATGGCCTTTCTGATTGCGACGATTGTTCCGTTCTTTTATCGTACAGAAGTATACACTGCTTATGAATATTTAGAGAAACGGTTTGATGTTAAAACTCGTACATTAACAGCAGCCTTATTTTTAGTTGCTCGAGGTTTAGCGACTGGGGTTGTGCTATATGCACCCGCCCTCGTATTATCTGTTGTAACGGGATGGGATCTTACATTAACGATAATTCTTATGGCTGTAATCTCCGTCGCTTATACTGTGCTAGGGGGAATCAGTGCGGTTATTTGGACAGATGTGATACAAATGCTCGTGCTATGGTTAGGTGCAGCGATTAGTATTGTTGTAATCCTGACGACGATTCCAGGCGGGATGTCAGAAGTCATTAATACGGCTACATCAGCAGGCATGCTGGATTCCCTGGATTTTTCCTTTGATCTATCTGTAGAATACAGTGTTTGGGCTGGGGTTATAGGAGGTTTCTTCCTGCACGTCGCCTATTTTGGTACAGACCAAAGTCAAATTCAGCGTGTGCTTACAAGTAAATCGATTAGAGAAAGTAAACTTTCCCTGATGCTCGGTGGTTTCCTCATGATCCCGCAGATGTTGCTGTTCTTATTTATTGGTATTCTATTATATGCTTATTATCAAAATGTCGGCGATCCAAATATCGATAATCTTAACGAATTATTTCCTTTATTCGTTGTGAACGAACTACCGTCTGGTGTATCTGGTTTAATTATTGCAGGGGTTTTTGCTGCGGCTATGTCCAGCCTTGACTCAGCCTTAAACTCTTTATCAGCTGTTTCCATTCGAGACTTTTATAGCAAGTTTTTTAAGAAAAATGCATCAGAAGCTCATTACCTGAAGGCATCACGATGGGCGACCGTATTTTGGGGAATCTATGCCACGATTTTTGCATTTTTTGCTTCAAATCTCGGGCCGGTGATTGAGGCCGTCAACAAAGTCGGTTCCTATTTTTATGGAGCCTTACTAGGTGTTTTCCTCCTGGCTATTTTTACGAGAAAAGCAAATGGTACCGGATCATTTGTCGGAGTTATTGCCGGAATGGTTGCTGTTTGGGCTACGACCCAGTTCCTGGCTATTTCGTGGCTTTATAACAACTTTGTCGGAGCGGTGGTGGCCGTAGTGGTCGGCTATGGAGTTAGTCTATTAGGGAAGCAGCCAACAAAAGAGAAACTCGCAGGCCTCACCATCCAGACGAGAAGCGAAGAAATGCAACAAGCTCTTTCAAGCCGTTCGGAAGCCGCTGCTGCTATTGAAGAAGAGATGAAAGAAGAGCGAAAAACAAGTCTATGGCCATTGTATTTAGTTCTGTATTTTGTCTTGGCCCTGCTATTCTTGTTGTTCCTACAGAATCTATAA
- a CDS encoding glycerate kinase encodes MDVLIAPDSFKGSMSSMEAANRIASGLKEVDSSIHVTKVPMADGGEGTIEAICEVLEGEIIEKCVKDPLDRPVKAAFGWVEKQKLAVIETAAASGLPLLKKEELDPYRASTYGTGELMKEALDMGAEKIIIGLGGSATVDGGTGCLQALGVEFYDASSNKLRASGGTLNQIASLNSDHFDERLRSVEIVVASDVTNTLLGDEGAVTIFGPQKGVMADELAFFEAGMENFARHVAEHTGHDYKFAEGSGAAGGFGFGLQSFFHPTFESGFALIARLSNLEEKIQSADLVITGEGKFDSQSFYGKVPVEVARVAKKHHVPAISFAGAIEEDRVKAEEFGLSLIYPIVDKPMTLEAALTNGSILLQRASTRLFESIEFAKGWKGDTES; translated from the coding sequence ATGGACGTACTTATTGCACCAGATTCTTTTAAAGGGTCGATGTCTAGTATGGAAGCAGCGAATCGTATCGCCTCGGGATTAAAAGAAGTAGATTCATCTATCCACGTCACCAAAGTTCCAATGGCTGATGGTGGGGAAGGTACGATTGAGGCGATCTGTGAAGTGTTAGAGGGGGAAATCATTGAGAAATGCGTAAAGGACCCGCTGGATCGGCCCGTAAAGGCTGCCTTTGGCTGGGTAGAGAAACAAAAGCTGGCTGTGATTGAAACGGCAGCGGCTTCTGGGCTGCCGCTTTTAAAAAAAGAGGAACTTGATCCCTATCGTGCTTCAACCTATGGCACAGGTGAGCTTATGAAGGAAGCTTTGGACATGGGCGCCGAAAAAATAATCATCGGTTTAGGAGGCAGTGCCACAGTAGATGGTGGAACTGGTTGTCTCCAAGCGCTTGGGGTCGAGTTTTACGATGCCTCTTCTAATAAACTGCGGGCCTCAGGTGGAACACTGAACCAGATTGCGTCCCTCAACTCGGACCATTTTGATGAACGGTTAAGAAGTGTAGAAATCGTCGTAGCATCAGATGTAACCAATACTTTATTAGGGGATGAAGGAGCCGTCACTATATTTGGTCCGCAAAAAGGTGTGATGGCAGATGAGTTGGCTTTCTTTGAAGCCGGGATGGAGAATTTCGCCCGCCATGTTGCTGAACACACAGGTCATGATTATAAATTTGCTGAGGGGAGCGGGGCAGCAGGTGGGTTTGGCTTTGGACTGCAATCTTTCTTTCATCCTACTTTTGAGAGCGGATTCGCACTGATTGCTCGATTAAGTAACCTTGAAGAAAAGATTCAATCAGCAGATTTAGTGATCACCGGCGAAGGAAAATTTGATTCCCAATCCTTTTATGGAAAAGTGCCCGTTGAGGTCGCTCGCGTAGCGAAGAAGCATCATGTTCCAGCGATTTCATTTGCTGGAGCGATTGAAGAGGATAGAGTCAAAGCTGAAGAATTTGGATTGTCTCTAATTTATCCGATCGTGGATAAACCGATGACGCTGGAGGCAGCCCTTACCAATGGAAGCATCCTCTTACAAAGGGCTAGCACTCGTTTATTTGAAAGTATTGAGTTTGCAAAAGGCTGGAAGGGAGACACGGAGTCATGA
- a CDS encoding sugar phosphorylase — translation MVLTIEKRSSLQRKLSEVYGEEVCSRLLDRIEDLMESYANLPAKSKTWVDEQDVMLISYGDSLVEEGKAPLQSLQQFLEKQVGDVVNAVHLLPFYPYSSDDGFSVIDYLKVNPELGGWSDVHQFAAKFDLMFDAVINHISQKSEWFQEYVKGNSDYRNFFIEADPNEDYSSVVRPRALPLLTEFQTNQGSKHVWTTFSEDQIDLNYKSEDLLITVIDILLKYVENGARFLRLDAIGFLWKQLGTSSIHLEETHKIVQVMREVLENVSPGTIMITETNVPHKENISYFGNGHNEAHMVYQFPLPPLTLHALQTGDASKLSGWAQSLEATTEDTTFFNFLASHDGIGVRPVEGILSKEEVQAMVDRVQDRGGFVSYKDNGDGTKSPYELNINYLEALSNSHDANKEKAKRFMAAQSILLSMAGVPGIYIHSLLGSTNDLKGVEETGRYRSINRETLNRQEVEAELSEQSTLRYLVFNDFKPFLHARRNEKAFAPNASQEVVTADNRIFSVIRTNEQTRDQVQVFTNVSNEVVHVPIRIGGQKFTNLLGDEETASPTISLQPYEVKWMKPVKEMD, via the coding sequence ATGGTATTAACAATTGAAAAAAGAAGTAGTTTACAACGGAAGTTATCGGAAGTGTATGGTGAGGAAGTCTGTTCTCGCTTACTCGATAGAATAGAAGATTTGATGGAATCTTATGCTAATCTGCCAGCGAAATCAAAGACTTGGGTAGATGAACAGGATGTCATGTTGATTTCCTATGGGGACTCTCTAGTAGAGGAAGGAAAGGCCCCTTTACAGAGTTTGCAGCAATTTTTGGAGAAGCAAGTGGGGGATGTTGTGAATGCAGTCCATTTGCTCCCTTTTTACCCTTATTCATCAGATGATGGCTTTTCGGTGATTGACTATTTAAAGGTGAATCCGGAGCTTGGAGGTTGGTCGGATGTCCATCAATTTGCCGCAAAGTTTGACCTTATGTTTGATGCCGTCATTAATCATATTTCACAAAAAAGTGAGTGGTTCCAAGAATATGTAAAAGGAAATTCGGATTACCGTAACTTTTTTATAGAAGCGGATCCAAATGAGGATTACAGTTCTGTTGTACGTCCAAGAGCTTTACCATTACTGACAGAATTTCAAACGAATCAAGGCTCCAAACATGTATGGACAACGTTTAGTGAGGATCAGATTGACCTCAACTATAAGAGCGAAGATTTACTTATTACGGTGATTGATATTTTACTAAAGTATGTGGAAAACGGGGCGCGTTTCCTGCGGTTGGATGCGATTGGTTTCTTATGGAAGCAACTTGGGACTTCTAGTATTCACCTTGAAGAGACACATAAAATTGTGCAAGTTATGAGAGAAGTTCTTGAAAACGTGAGTCCTGGTACGATCATGATTACGGAAACCAATGTGCCTCATAAAGAAAATATCAGTTATTTCGGCAATGGCCATAATGAGGCTCACATGGTGTACCAGTTCCCGTTACCTCCCTTAACCTTGCATGCTTTGCAAACAGGAGATGCTTCAAAGCTGTCCGGCTGGGCACAATCCCTTGAAGCTACAACGGAGGACACTACATTCTTTAACTTTTTAGCTTCCCATGATGGGATAGGTGTCCGCCCTGTGGAAGGGATTTTATCAAAAGAAGAGGTACAAGCCATGGTTGATCGGGTGCAGGATCGTGGCGGCTTCGTTTCCTATAAAGATAATGGGGATGGCACCAAAAGCCCCTATGAATTAAATATTAATTACCTTGAGGCTTTATCGAATAGCCATGATGCAAACAAGGAGAAAGCCAAGCGCTTTATGGCCGCACAAAGTATTTTGCTATCGATGGCTGGGGTCCCTGGGATTTATATTCACAGTCTGCTCGGTTCGACCAATGATCTAAAAGGGGTAGAGGAAACGGGACGCTATCGCTCCATTAATCGTGAGACGTTAAACCGTCAGGAAGTTGAAGCGGAGTTATCAGAGCAGAGCACATTGAGATATTTAGTGTTTAACGACTTCAAACCATTCCTTCATGCAAGAAGGAATGAAAAAGCCTTTGCGCCGAATGCGAGTCAGGAAGTAGTTACGGCGGATAATAGAATATTCTCTGTCATACGGACAAATGAGCAAACACGTGATCAAGTCCAAGTGTTTACCAACGTGTCTAATGAAGTGGTTCACGTTCCTATTCGTATAGGTGGACAGAAGTTTACGAATCTACTTGGGGATGAAGAAACAGCTTCCCCAACGATTTCGCTTCAACCTTATGAAGTGAAATGGATGAAACCTGTTAAGGAGATGGACTAA
- a CDS encoding CdaR family transcriptional regulator, translating to MIISQQVAQSIVEEVQKVVSVNINFMNNEGKIIASMNKNRIGDFHEGAFRVIETKETVVIQTDEKWVGAKQGLNLPVFLHHQIVGVIGITGDPDEYSQMAEIIRKMTEVLVREAYLDKQFELEERAKQSYIEEWIEGNWEDDKLFASRGWILGINIQVPRIAVIIDLVGFNDWIYQKLRNYQADVGGELEVQRIRREILRLIQDHFPEQSQHVIVPSGSTRYTLLLSVDEKITLKKRWEKVNYRLSKIQKAIASSYPFQSVAGIGRMYVEPREIRKSEKEAYLALQYAKTQQKQAYSYDQLGIESFVYELDPEVRNDYVYRILQPDEFPRLNQTLETMDVFFQENGSINRAAEKLFIHKNTLQYRLKKIYTITGYDPRVISDAVLLKIAAAFYQANELFSKE from the coding sequence ATGATTATCTCTCAACAAGTGGCCCAATCTATTGTGGAGGAAGTCCAAAAAGTCGTAAGCGTAAATATAAACTTTATGAATAATGAAGGCAAGATTATTGCGAGTATGAATAAAAACCGGATTGGCGATTTTCATGAGGGTGCCTTTAGAGTTATTGAAACAAAGGAAACAGTTGTCATTCAGACGGATGAGAAATGGGTCGGGGCCAAGCAGGGGCTCAATCTGCCAGTTTTTCTGCATCATCAAATTGTTGGCGTCATTGGGATCACAGGAGATCCTGATGAGTATAGTCAGATGGCCGAAATTATTCGAAAGATGACAGAAGTGTTAGTCCGAGAAGCTTATCTTGATAAGCAGTTTGAGTTAGAGGAGAGGGCGAAGCAGTCTTATATTGAGGAATGGATTGAAGGGAATTGGGAGGATGACAAGCTGTTCGCTTCCCGTGGCTGGATCCTAGGGATTAATATCCAGGTACCGAGAATAGCTGTCATTATTGATTTAGTCGGGTTTAATGATTGGATTTATCAAAAACTTAGAAATTACCAGGCGGATGTCGGTGGGGAGCTTGAAGTGCAGCGTATTCGCAGGGAAATACTCAGGTTAATTCAAGATCATTTTCCTGAGCAAAGCCAGCATGTAATTGTCCCTTCAGGTAGTACGAGATACACGCTGCTGTTATCAGTAGATGAGAAAATCACCTTGAAAAAACGCTGGGAAAAAGTCAATTATCGGTTAAGTAAAATTCAGAAGGCGATCGCATCTTCGTATCCATTTCAATCTGTCGCAGGTATTGGGCGCATGTATGTGGAACCGCGGGAAATAAGGAAGTCAGAGAAGGAAGCTTATCTTGCCTTACAATACGCAAAAACTCAGCAAAAGCAGGCCTATTCGTATGATCAGCTTGGGATCGAGTCTTTCGTGTATGAGTTAGATCCTGAAGTGAGAAACGATTACGTTTACCGCATTCTTCAGCCGGATGAGTTCCCTCGTTTAAATCAGACACTTGAGACCATGGATGTTTTTTTTCAAGAGAATGGCTCCATCAATCGTGCAGCAGAGAAACTATTTATTCATAAAAACACACTCCAATACCGTTTGAAAAAGATTTATACGATCACGGGGTATGACCCGCGAGTTATTTCAGATGCAGTTCTGTTAAAAATCGCTGCAGCTTTTTACCAAGCGAACGAACTATTTTCTAAAGAGTAG
- the dnaB gene encoding replicative DNA helicase: protein MIHNREAEQAVLGAILQEGALVKDVFLLTAHFESRDHQDIFQAIKKVDEAEQPVTIVSVTTELGERVGQAGGVQYLLDLAGSVPTTITLKHDQRLVLEAYRNRKTKELALTYAGNPTDESLDQLMGRLEEVRHTGIEPNQTTVYEHLIEIAQEMTHPPDGGLTGLSTGYLQLDQMTGGSQRGDLTIVAARPSMGKTAFALNMAAHHCRTGGTVHLFSLEMGVKSLLQRLISMEAVVDGQKWRSMSFSTRDYEQAMKSIGEIAHWSLNIHEQHRTVHEIRASVRQAMQDDKEGRNHMVIIDYLQLLTPPKGRYERRDMEIGVMTRELKLLARELNVPIILLSQLSRKVEQRPDKRPLMSDLRESGNIEQDADVVYFLYRDDYYEKDSELKDRVEILLMKQRNGPVGNVELRFVKEYGRFESLGERNNHLLHWKSSKSKTI, encoded by the coding sequence GTGATTCATAATCGTGAAGCAGAACAAGCGGTGCTCGGGGCGATTCTACAGGAAGGGGCTCTCGTGAAAGATGTGTTTCTGCTCACGGCACACTTTGAGAGCCGTGATCATCAGGATATTTTTCAAGCGATTAAAAAAGTGGATGAGGCGGAGCAGCCGGTCACGATCGTGTCGGTCACGACTGAGTTAGGAGAACGGGTGGGCCAAGCCGGTGGAGTCCAATACTTGCTGGACCTGGCTGGATCGGTTCCAACTACGATTACGCTCAAGCATGATCAGCGGCTGGTCTTGGAAGCTTATCGCAACCGAAAAACGAAGGAACTGGCCTTAACGTACGCCGGCAACCCTACAGATGAATCCCTCGATCAGCTGATGGGCCGGCTGGAGGAGGTGCGCCACACTGGAATCGAGCCGAACCAGACAACAGTGTACGAGCACCTGATTGAAATCGCACAAGAAATGACCCACCCTCCTGACGGCGGGCTAACCGGTCTCTCAACCGGCTACCTGCAACTCGACCAGATGACAGGCGGATCGCAGCGAGGGGATTTAACCATCGTTGCCGCCCGTCCTTCCATGGGGAAAACAGCTTTCGCTTTGAACATGGCAGCCCATCACTGCAGGACAGGGGGAACAGTCCATTTGTTCAGTTTAGAGATGGGTGTCAAATCACTATTGCAGCGGCTCATCTCAATGGAAGCGGTGGTCGATGGGCAAAAATGGCGTTCGATGAGTTTTTCCACTCGAGATTATGAACAGGCCATGAAATCGATAGGGGAGATCGCGCACTGGTCGTTGAATATTCATGAACAGCATCGGACTGTCCATGAGATCCGGGCGAGTGTTCGTCAAGCGATGCAGGACGATAAGGAAGGCCGCAACCATATGGTAATCATCGACTACCTGCAATTGTTGACACCGCCGAAAGGCCGCTACGAACGCCGTGATATGGAAATTGGGGTGATGACGAGAGAACTAAAGCTGCTCGCCCGCGAATTGAACGTGCCGATCATTCTGTTATCACAATTGTCGAGAAAGGTAGAACAACGGCCGGATAAACGTCCGTTAATGTCTGACTTAAGGGAGTCCGGCAACATTGAGCAAGACGCAGATGTAGTATATTTCCTATATCGTGATGACTATTATGAAAAGGATTCGGAGCTGAAGGATCGTGTAGAAATTTTGTTAATGAAGCAGCGGAATGGTCCGGTAGGGAATGTGGAGTTAAGGTTTGTGAAAGAGTATGGAAGGTTTGAAAGTTTAGGAGAAAGGAATAATCATCTACTTCATTGGAAAAGTAGCAAATCGAAAACCATATAA